One genomic segment of Rhizobium viscosum includes these proteins:
- a CDS encoding TetR/AcrR family transcriptional regulator gives MRYSAEHKKQTLAKVISAAGQVFRKEGYGGAGIDALTKAAGVTNGAFYGHFKTKGEAFRTALLAGMDELLQGIAALKTEQAGGWLKAFVSYYLGYKRICDLGDSCALPTLSADVMRSDEETRLAYTKELGRLAAEIADGLPEEAPDGSPGASPEDRALLLLALLTGGVTLARAVNDPALSEKIARLVEAEAVRKAGS, from the coding sequence ATGCGCTACAGCGCTGAGCACAAGAAGCAGACACTGGCGAAAGTCATCAGCGCCGCCGGACAGGTGTTTCGCAAAGAAGGTTATGGCGGCGCGGGTATCGACGCGCTGACGAAGGCGGCAGGTGTGACCAATGGTGCCTTCTACGGGCACTTCAAGACCAAGGGTGAAGCCTTTCGCACGGCCTTGCTTGCGGGGATGGATGAACTCTTGCAGGGAATTGCGGCGCTGAAGACCGAACAGGCCGGCGGCTGGCTGAAAGCCTTTGTCAGCTACTATCTCGGCTACAAGCGAATCTGTGATCTCGGAGATAGCTGCGCGTTGCCGACACTTTCGGCCGACGTCATGCGATCGGATGAGGAGACTCGGCTTGCCTATACCAAAGAGCTTGGACGCCTGGCGGCCGAAATTGCCGACGGACTGCCGGAAGAGGCGCCAGACGGGTCACCGGGCGCTTCACCGGAAGACCGGGCACTTCTATTGCTTGCCCTTCTGACCGGAGGCGTCACGCTGGCGCGCGCCGTCAACGATCCCGCTCTGTCGGAAAAGATTGCCAGGCTGGTCGAGGCCGAGGCCGTGCGCAAGGCCGGCAGCTGA
- a CDS encoding tautomerase family protein: MPITLTIPEGILSPAAQAEAFAGLTAALLDVSQLSGNAFMTANVVGSIHTLPAGHVLAAGKPVDAAFVELKLPEVALATAEAKRAFIEKATDVVEKAAGGRIRREHIWSNIVYAPDGAWGIAGKSYANADLGESIARSAAPDNA, translated from the coding sequence ATGCCGATCACACTCACTATCCCGGAAGGGATCCTGTCGCCTGCGGCCCAGGCGGAAGCCTTTGCCGGCCTGACCGCCGCGCTTCTGGACGTGTCCCAACTCAGTGGAAACGCTTTCATGACGGCCAACGTCGTCGGGTCCATACACACGCTGCCGGCCGGCCATGTCCTGGCGGCGGGCAAGCCTGTCGATGCCGCCTTCGTGGAACTGAAACTGCCTGAGGTCGCGCTGGCGACCGCGGAGGCGAAGCGCGCCTTCATCGAAAAAGCGACCGATGTCGTGGAAAAGGCGGCAGGCGGCAGAATCCGGCGCGAGCATATCTGGTCGAATATTGTCTATGCGCCGGATGGCGCCTGGGGCATCGCCGGGAAGAGCTATGCCAATGCCGATCTCGGTGAATCTATCGCCAGATCCGCTGCCCCGGACAACGCCTGA
- a CDS encoding VOC family protein, protein MQLANYLFFTTQCEAALSFYTECGLGQVTVLMRHGDLDIPLPDEAMAGKVMHARFEGPGVLFFASDNHDAEPMRGSSHILILDDRARTRELFSKLAAGGRVTTPLATQPWGSFYGKLTDKFGVQWMLDCLA, encoded by the coding sequence ATGCAGCTTGCCAATTACCTGTTCTTCACGACCCAGTGCGAAGCGGCGCTTTCTTTTTACACCGAGTGCGGGCTTGGCCAGGTGACAGTGCTGATGCGCCATGGCGACCTGGATATTCCACTCCCGGACGAAGCGATGGCGGGCAAGGTTATGCATGCGCGCTTCGAGGGACCTGGAGTGCTGTTTTTTGCGTCCGACAATCATGACGCGGAGCCGATGCGCGGCTCATCTCACATCCTCATCCTGGACGATCGCGCAAGGACCCGGGAGCTGTTCAGCAAGCTGGCAGCAGGAGGGCGCGTGACAACGCCTCTGGCGACACAGCCATGGGGAAGTTTCTACGGCAAGCTGACCGACAAATTTGGGGTCCAGTGGATGCTGGACTGTCTCGCCTGA
- a CDS encoding M14 family metallopeptidase, giving the protein MTDESSLDRRDFMLAAVGGAAASIALASDHAAAQTATAKLPGGTIYTGDTVDGKPVVSTLGVADLEPGKLHRLYFRGVEGPSGQPWLVSVAVLRGAKPGKRVTLVSGVHGDEMSSIHAVQTIIDGLDPAVMGGTVMAVFDVSRPAIENMGRRWPNSGRGADLIDLNRVWPGDENGPSAPARHAGLLFNRLIRPNSDYVLDFHTGFTGIDAPAFHLAKMDVPEIRAMAELFPIDQIFDNAGYPGLLTDALFQVGIPAFTPEIGNGRRLDLTMIPLFVEGTMNVLKLHGIIEGPIGRTGRDMGIFVGNSLFPVLATAGGIVEHLVKLTDAVNPGQKIAIQRNMFGEIVAEYTSQVDGKIGGLRSDATSEPGNVIAFILFNRTPPSGAEDYPE; this is encoded by the coding sequence ATGACAGATGAGTCAAGCCTCGATCGTCGCGATTTCATGCTCGCAGCCGTCGGCGGCGCTGCGGCGTCGATTGCTCTTGCTTCGGATCATGCTGCGGCACAAACCGCGACGGCCAAGTTGCCGGGAGGAACAATCTACACGGGCGATACCGTGGACGGAAAGCCGGTCGTCAGCACGCTCGGTGTTGCCGACCTTGAGCCGGGGAAGCTCCATCGCCTCTACTTCCGCGGCGTCGAAGGCCCCTCGGGCCAGCCCTGGCTTGTGTCGGTCGCCGTCCTGCGGGGAGCGAAGCCGGGCAAGCGCGTCACGCTGGTGAGCGGTGTCCACGGCGACGAGATGAGCTCCATCCACGCCGTCCAGACCATCATCGATGGGCTCGACCCGGCCGTGATGGGCGGCACCGTCATGGCGGTCTTCGATGTGTCCCGCCCTGCGATCGAAAACATGGGCCGGCGCTGGCCGAACTCCGGTCGCGGTGCAGACCTGATCGACCTCAATCGTGTCTGGCCGGGCGACGAGAACGGGCCGAGCGCTCCGGCGCGCCATGCCGGTCTTCTGTTCAATCGGCTGATCCGTCCGAACTCGGACTATGTCCTTGATTTTCATACCGGCTTTACCGGCATCGATGCCCCGGCGTTTCACCTGGCGAAGATGGACGTGCCAGAGATCAGGGCCATGGCGGAACTCTTCCCGATCGACCAGATCTTCGACAACGCCGGTTATCCCGGTCTTCTTACGGACGCCCTCTTTCAGGTGGGTATTCCGGCCTTCACGCCCGAGATCGGCAATGGCCGGCGCCTTGATCTGACAATGATCCCTCTCTTTGTGGAGGGCACGATGAACGTGCTCAAGCTGCACGGCATCATCGAGGGGCCGATCGGACGCACCGGACGCGATATGGGGATTTTCGTGGGCAACAGCCTCTTCCCGGTTCTTGCGACCGCAGGCGGCATTGTCGAACATCTCGTAAAGCTTACGGACGCGGTCAACCCCGGCCAGAAAATCGCAATCCAGCGCAACATGTTCGGCGAGATCGTTGCGGAATATACCAGC
- a CDS encoding type II toxin-antitoxin system RelE/ParE family toxin — protein MKYRTTFKADRDIIDIYVLGAEQFGVAQSERYVDELFRTFELLADNPQMARERRELKPPMRLHPYQAHMIAYTTGSETF, from the coding sequence ATGAAATACCGCACGACGTTTAAAGCTGACCGGGATATCATCGATATCTACGTTCTTGGCGCCGAACAGTTCGGTGTGGCGCAGTCCGAACGATATGTCGATGAGTTATTTAGGACGTTCGAATTGCTTGCCGATAATCCGCAAATGGCGCGGGAGCGCCGGGAGCTGAAACCACCCATGCGGCTTCATCCCTATCAGGCCCATATGATTGCCTACACCACCGGGAGCGAGACATTCTGA
- a CDS encoding type II toxin-antitoxin system ParD family antitoxin: protein MATMNVSLPDPMKEWVEAQTKTGRYSNASDYVRDLIRRDQERADKLAELQRLVTEGLESGVSDRSKEDILQAARERLAASRA from the coding sequence ATGGCAACCATGAACGTGTCCCTGCCCGACCCCATGAAGGAATGGGTGGAAGCCCAGACCAAGACGGGGCGCTATAGCAACGCAAGCGATTATGTCCGCGATCTGATCCGCCGCGATCAGGAGCGTGCTGACAAGCTGGCGGAGCTGCAGCGGCTTGTTACCGAAGGTCTTGAGAGTGGCGTCAGCGACCGCTCGAAGGAAGACATTCTCCAGGCCGCGCGTGAACGGTTGGCCGCCAGCCGGGCATGA